TGATGGCGCCGATACCGGCGTGCTCGCGGGACAGGAAGTCTTCGACCGGCTTGTGGTCGTTGGGTCCAAGCCGAAACCGAATGCTCATTGTCGTGAAACGTCCTCTCGCCTCCAGGCATTGTCGTATCGTGACAGAATACATGACATAGTGATAGACAAAAGGGAGACAGGCGGACGATTATGGGAGCTAACGCGCTCGCCTCGACCGTGTCGAGTGCGATCGGGCGCTTGGGATTGACCTACGAGGAGGTCGGCGGCATCGTCGATGCCTCGGCGCGCTCGGTAGCGCGCTGGACATCAGGTCAGGTTGTCCCGCAACGCCTCAACAAGCAACGACTCATCGAACTGGCCTACGTCGCCGATGCCTTGGCCGAAGTCCTTCCCCGCGACCAGGCCAACGTCTGGATGTTCTCGCCGAACCGACTACTCGCGCACGGCAAGCCCGCCGACCTGGTACGCGATGGCGAATATCAGCGTGTCTTGGCCCTGATTGACGCCATGGCCGAAGGAATCTTCGTGTGAGCGATGCGCTCGACGAAGGATTGCTGCAGCGCATCGACGCGCGTGGCACCATCCAGTGGTCGGGAACGTGCGCTCGGTACACCGGCGCCCGCCGTGATCCCTTATCGGGGGAGGGGGCGCGCAGATTCGGCGGCAGGTGGAACCCGCCTTTGCTGTTCTCAGCGATCTATCTGGCCGATTCGGCGCAAGCGTGCATGGTTGAAGTGGAACGCGCCGCGCAGGCGGCATCAACGACCCCGGAGAAGCTGCTCGAAGCCTCCTACCGGCTGCACACTATCGACGCTACCGACCTGGCAGTTCTGGACCTCACCACCCCCGAAGCCCGCGAAGTGGTGGGGCTGGAAGACGACGACATCCACGGCGACGACTGGTCGGCCTGCCAAG
The Mycolicibacterium tusciae JS617 genome window above contains:
- a CDS encoding antitoxin Xre/MbcA/ParS toxin-binding domain-containing protein, whose amino-acid sequence is MGANALASTVSSAIGRLGLTYEEVGGIVDASARSVARWTSGQVVPQRLNKQRLIELAYVADALAEVLPRDQANVWMFSPNRLLAHGKPADLVRDGEYQRVLALIDAMAEGIFV
- a CDS encoding RES family NAD+ phosphorylase, producing the protein MSDALDEGLLQRIDARGTIQWSGTCARYTGARRDPLSGEGARRFGGRWNPPLLFSAIYLADSAQACMVEVERAAQAASTTPEKLLEASYRLHTIDATDLAVLDLTTPEAREVVGLEDDDIHGDDWSACQAVGHAAWFLHVQGVLVPAAGGVGLVITAYEQRTRPGQLQVSHSEDLTPTRYRELRHP